From the Prochlorococcus sp. MIT 1223 genome, the window ATACCGCCAGAGTTATTTGTTCTTGTTTTTAGTCGACCATCTTGGGAAGGAATAAACTCATCATTATGTTCACTACCTTTTTGCAAAGTACCTTGGAAACCTGAACCAATCTCAAAACCTTTTGTAGCAGGCAAAGACATTAAACCTTTCGCAAGATCTGCCTCTAACTTGTCAAAAACTGGCATACCCAGACCGACTGGAGGGTTCCTGACAACACACTCAATAACTCCTCCACAAGAGTCTCCTTCCCTACTTATTTCCTGAATTCTATTAATCATTAATGCAGCAATATTCGAATCTGGACATCGCACTATATTTGATTCAACATCTTCTATTTTCACACTGCTTTGATTAATATCAGCTTCTATATCATGTATGCGTTTAACCCATGCTAAAACTTCTGTATTAGATTCTTTAAAAAGTAATTGCTTTGCAATAGCTCCTGCTGCGACTCTCCCAATCGTCTCTCTAGCAGAAGCCCTTCCACCCCCACTTGAAGCCTGAATTCCATATTTTACTTGATAAGTTCCATCAGCATGTGAAGGTCTAAAAACCTTTCTCATCTCAGCATAATCGCCAGGCCTCTGATCTTTATTTCTTACAACCATAGCTATAGGCGTACCAAGAGTTTTATTTCCATCAAGACCACTAAGGATTTCTATCTGATCAGTCTCTTTTCTTGGGGTAGTAA encodes:
- the aroC gene encoding chorismate synthase, yielding MGSCFGILFRICTFGESHGGAVGVILEGCPPCLEVDIENIQFELARRRPGQSQITTPRKETDQIEILSGLDGNKTLGTPIAMVVRNKDQRPGDYAEMRKVFRPSHADGTYQVKYGIQASSGGGRASARETIGRVAAGAIAKQLLFKESNTEVLAWVKRIHDIEADINQSSVKIEDVESNIVRCPDSNIAALMINRIQEISREGDSCGGVIECVVRNPPVGLGMPVFDKLEADLAKGLMSLPATKGFEIGSGFQGTLQKGSEHNDEFIPSQDGRLKTRTNNSGGIQGGISNGETIVIRVGFKPTATIRKNQKTIDSEGNQVDLESKGRHDPCVVPRAVPMVEAMVSLVLADHFLRQRGQCG